Proteins encoded within one genomic window of Anastrepha ludens isolate Willacy chromosome 4, idAnaLude1.1, whole genome shotgun sequence:
- the LOC128861243 gene encoding protein henna → MMYERQTSFEKPTRIDGSSYIAEGIDKKEGRSTCLLYTLKDQSSGSLAKSLKIFTKHQVNLLHIESRSSVRVPGYEFFVECDTTLGALGNAIDELREQCSYFNIISRDYKDNSSAVPWFPRRIRDLDRFANQILSYGSELDSDHPGFTDPVYRQRRKYFADIAYNYKHGEPLPHVDYTKEEIATWSVIFKNLTKLYKTHACREYNHVFPLLVDNCGFREDNIPQLEDVSNFLKDCTGFTLRPVAGLLSSRDFLAGLAFRVFHSTQYIRHPSKPMYTPEPDVCHELLGHVPLFADPAFAQFSQEIGLASLGAPDDYIEKLATIFWFTVEYGMCRQEGELKAYGAGLLSSYGELEYCLSDKPELRDFDPEVTGITKYPITQFQEVYYVAESFESAKEKTIKFANSIPRPFGVRYNAYTQSIEVLDSKKQIRNLMDDINSEFQILQNAVEKLKV, encoded by the exons CCGACGCGCATCGATGGCTCTTCATACATCGCCGAGGGTATTGATAAGAAGGAGGGGCGCAGCACTTGTCTATTGTATACGCTCAAGGATCAGAGTAGCGGCTCGCTTGCCAAAAGTTTGAAGATCTTTACGAAGCACCAGGTCAATCTGCTGCACATCGAGTCACGTTCGTCGGTGCGTGTGCCCGGCTATGAGTTCTTTGTGGAATGCGACACAACACTGGGCGCATTAGGCAATGCTATTGACGAGTTGCGTGAGCAGTGCAGTTATTTCAATATCATTTCACGTGACTACAAGGATAACAGTTCGGCCGTGCCTTGGTTTCCCCGCAGAATACGCGATCTAGATCGTTTCGCTAATCAAATTCTCAGTTATGGATCAGAGTTGGATTCTGATCATCCTGGCTTTACCGATCCCGTCTATCGTCAAAGAAG AAAGTATTTCGCCGATATCGCCTACAACTACAAACATGGCGAGCCATTGCCACACGTCGATTACACCAAGGAAGAGATTGCGACTTGGAGtgtgatttttaaaaatctcaCCAAATTATATAAGACGCATGCTTGTCGCGAATACAATCACGTTTTTCCACTGTTGGTAGATAATTGTGGATTCCGAGAGGACAATATTCCGCAGTTGGAGGATGTTTCTAACTTTTTGAAAG attgtACTGGTTTCACTTTGCGTCCAGTTGCTGGTTTGCTCTCTTCACGCGATTTCCTCGCCGGTCTTGCTTTTCGCGTCTTTCACTCCACTCAGTACATTCGCCATCCCAGCAAACCGATGTACACACCCGAACCTGACGTTTGTCACGAGCTATTGGGTCATGTTCCGCTCTTTGCTGATCCTGCATTTGCACAATTCAGTCAAGAAATTGGTTTAGCCTCATTGGGCGCACCCGATGACTACATCGAGAAACTTGCAACG ATCTTCTGGTTCACCGTTGAGTATGGTATGTGTCGCCAAGAGGGCGAGTTGAAAGCTTACGGTGCTGGCCTTTTATCTTCCTATGGTGAACTGGAATACTGTCTTTCCGACAAACCTGAACTGAGAGATTTCGATCCAGAAGTTACTGGCATCACCAAGTATCCAATTACACAATTTCAGGAGGTGTACTACGTTGCGGAGAGTTTCGAGAGtgcaaaagaaaagacaat taAATTCGCCAATTCCATTCCGCGTCCGTTCGGTGTGCGCTACAATGCCTACACTCAGAGTATCGAAGTGCTTGATTCAAAGAAACAAATTCGCAATCTAATGGACGATATCAACTCAGAATTTCAGATATTGCAAAATGCTGTGGAGAAATTGAAGGTGTAA